Proteins encoded within one genomic window of Macaca fascicularis isolate 582-1 chromosome 16, T2T-MFA8v1.1:
- the TMEM94 gene encoding transmembrane protein 94 isoform X38: MALSRPVTALDNERFTVQSVMLHYAVPVVLVNGVLPILPLLFPVLWVLATACGEARVLAQMSKASPSSLLAKFSEDTLSSYTEAVSSQEMLRCIWGHFLRVLRGTSPTLSHSSSLLHSLGSVTVLCCVDKQGILSWPNPSPETVLFFSGKVEPPHSSHEDLTDGLSTRSFCHPEPHERDALLAGSLNNALHLSSEQERGDWPGEAPKPPEPYSHHRAHGRSKHPSGSNVSFSRDTEGGEEEPSKTQPGMESDPYEAEDFVCDYHLEMLSLSQDQQNPSCIQFDDSNWQLHLTSLKPLGLNVLLNLCNASVTERLCRFSDHLCNIALQESHSAVLPVHVPWGLCELARLIGFTPGAKELFKQENHLALYRLPSAETMKETSLGRLSCVTKRRPPLSHMISLFIKDTTTSTEQMLSHGTADVVLEACTDFWDGADIYPLSGSDRKKVLDFYQRACLSGYCSAFAYKPMNCALSSQLNGKCIELVQVPGQSSIFTMCELPSTIPIKQSARRSSWSSDEGIGEVLEKEDCMQALSGQIFMGMVSSQYQARLDIVRLIDGLVNACIRFVYFSLEDELKSKVFAEKMGLETGWNCHISLTPNGDMPGSEIPPSSPSHAGSLHDDLNQVSRDDAEGLLLMEEEGHSDLISFQPTDSDIPSFLEDSNRAKLPRGIHQVRPHLQNIDNVPLLVPLFTDCTPETMCEMIKIMQEYGEVTCCLGSSANLRNSCLFLQSDISIALDPLYPSRCSWETFGYATSTSMAQASDGLSPLQLSGQLNSLPCSLTFRQEETISIIRLIEQARHATYGIRKCFLFLLQCQLTLVVIQFLSCLVQLPPLLSTTDILWLSCFCYPLLSISLLGKPPHSSIMSMATGKNLQSIPKKTQHYFLLCFLLKFSLTISSCLICFGFTLQSFCDSSRARNLTNCSSIMLPSNDDRAPAWFEDFANGLLSAQKLTAALIVLHTVFISITHVHRTKPLWRKSPLTNLWWAVTVPVVLLGQVVQTAVDLQLWTHRDSHVHFGLEDVPLLTWLLGCLSLVLVVVTNEIVKLHEIRVRVRYQKRQKLQFETKLGMNSPF, translated from the exons ATGGCCCTGTCCCGACCAGTCACCGCCCTGGACAATGAGCGGTTCACAGTGCAGTCGGTGATGCTACACTATgctgtgcctgtggtcctg GTGAATGGCGTCCTGCCCATCCTCCCCCTGCTCTTTCCAGTCCTCTGGGTTCTGGCAACCGCTTGTGGAGAGGCCCGTGTCCTGGCCCAGATGAGcaaggcctcacccagctccctg CTGGCTAAGTTCTCAGAGGACACTCTCAGCAGCTATACGGAGGCTGTCTCCTCTCAG GAAATGCTGCGCTGCATTTGGGGCCACTTCCTGAGGGTGCTCCGGGGGACGTCGCCAACGCTGAGCCACAGTTCCAGCCTGCTGCACAGCCTGGGCTCCGTCACG GTCCTATGCTGTGTGGACAAACAGGGGATCCTGTCTTGGCCAAATCCCAGCCCAGAGACTGTACTGTTCTTCAGCGGGAAGGTGGAGCCCCCTCACAGCAGCCATGAGGACCTCACCGATGGCCTATCCACCCGCTCCTTCTGCCATCCTGAG CCCCATGAGCGAGACGCCCTCCTGGCTGGCTCCCTGAACAACGCTCTGCACCTTTCCAGCGAGCAGGAGCGTGGCGACTGGCCTGGCGAGGCTCCCAAGCCCCCCGAGCCCTACTCACACCACAGAGCGCACGGCCGCAGCAAACACCCATCTGGCTCCAACGTGAGCTTCAGCAGGGACACCGAGGGTGGCGAAGAAGAGCCCAGCAAG ACCCAGCCCGGGATGGAGAGCGACCCCTACGAAGCAGAGGACTTTGTGTGTGACTACCACCTGGAGATGCTGAGCCTGTCCCAGGACCAGCAGAACCCCTCCTGCATCCAGTTTGATGACTCCAACTGGCAGCTGCACCTCACCTCCCTCAAACCCCTGGGCCTCAACGTGCTGCTGAATCTGTGTAATGCCAGCGTCACCGAGCGCCTGTGCCGATTCTCCGACCACCTGTGCAACATCGCCCTGCAAGAGAGCCACAGTGCCGTGCTGCCCGTGCATGTGCCCTGGGGCCTCTGCGAGCTTGCCCGCCTCATTG GCTTCACTCCTGGGGCCAAGGAGCTCTTCAAGCAGGAGAACCACCTGGCGCTGTACCGCCTCCCCAGTGCTGAGACAATGAAGGAGACATCCCTGGGGCGGCTCTCCTGTGTCACCAAGCGGCGGCCTCCCCTCAGCCACATGATCAGCCTCTTCATTAAAGACACCACCACCA GCACAGAGCAGATGCTGTCCCATGGCACCGCTGATGTGGTCTTAGAAGCCTGCACAGACTTCTGGGACGGAGCTGACATCTACCCTCTCTCGGGATCTGACAG AAAGAAAGTGCTGGACTTCTACCAGCGAGCCTGCCTGTCTGGGTATTGCTCTGCCTTCGCCTACAAGCCCATGAACTGCGCCCTGTCCTCTCAGCTCAATGGCAAGTGCATCGAGCTGGTACAGGTGCCTGGCCAAAGCAGCATCTTCACCATGTGCGAGCTGCCCAGCACCATCCCCATCAAGCAGAGCGCCCGCCGCAGCAGCTGGAGCTCTGACG AAGGGATCGGGGAGGTGCTGGAGAAGGAAGACTGCATGCAGGCCCTGAGCGGCCAGATCTTCATGGGCATGGTGTCCTCCCAGTACCAGGCCCGGCTGGACATCGTACGCCTCATCGACGGGCTCGTCAACGCCTGCATCCGCTTTGTCTACTTCTCTTTGGAGGATGAGCTCAAAAGCAAG GTATTTGCAGAAAAAATGGGCCTGGAGACAGGCTGGAACTGCCACATCTCCCTCACGCCCAATGGTGACATGCCTGGCTCCGAGATCCccccctccagccccagccatgCAGGCTCCCTACACGATGACCTGAATCAGG TGTCCCGAGACGATGCAGAAGGGCTCCTCCTCATGGAGGAGGAGGGCCACTCCGACCTCATCAGCTTCCAGCCTACGGACAGCGACATCCCCAGCTTCCTGGAGGACTCCAACCGG GCTAAGCTGCCCCGGGGTATCCACCAAGTGCGGCCCCACCTGCAGAACATTGACAACGTGCCCCTGCTAGTGCCCCTCTTCACCGACTGTACCCCGGAGA CCATGTGTGAGATGATAAAGATCATGCAAGAGTACGGGGAGGTGACCTGCTGCCTGGGCAGCTCTGCCAACCTGCGGAACAGCTGCCTCTTCCTCCAGAGTGACATCAG CATTGCCCTGGATCCCCTGTACCCATCCCGTTGCTCCTGGGAGACCTTTGGCTACGCCACTAGCACCAGCATGGCCCAGGCCTCGGATGGCCTTTCTCCCCTGCAGCTGTCAGGGCAGCTCAACAGCCTGCCCTGCTCCCTGACCTTTCGCCAGGAGGAGACCATCAGCATCATCCGGCTTATCGAACAG GCTCGGCACGCCACCTATGGCATCCGTAAGTGCTTCCTCTTCCTGCTGCAGTGCCAGCTGACTCTCGTGGTCATCCAG TTCCTTTCTTGCCTGGTCCAGCTGCCGCCACTCCTGAGTACCACTGACATCCTGTGGCTGTCCTGCTTTTGCTACCCTCTGCTCAG CATCTCTCTGCTGGGGAAGCCCCCCCATAGCTCCATCATGTCTATGGCAACAGGAAAAAACCTCCAGTCCATTCCCAAGAAG ACCCAGCACTACTTCCTGCTCTGCTTCCTGCTCAAGTTCAGCCTCACCATCAGCTCGTGCCTCATCTGCTTTGGCTTCACACTGCAGAGCTTCTGTGATAGCTCCCGGGCCCGCAACCTCACCAACTGCTCCTCCATCATGCTGCCCAG CAACGACGACAGGGCTCCAGCCTGGTTTGAGGACTTTGCCAACGGACTGCTGTCGGCTCAGAAGCTCACGGCCGCCCTGATTGTTCTGCACACTG TCTTCATTTCCATCACCCATGTGCATCGCACCAAGCCCCTGTGGAGAAAGAGCCCCTTGACCAACCTCTGGTGGGCCGTGACAGTGCCTGTGGT GCTGCTGGGTCAGGTGGTCCAGACGGCCGTGGACCTGCAGCTCTGGACGCACAGGGACAGCCATGTCCACTTTGGCCTGGAGGACGTGCCCTTGCTGACATGGCTCCTGGGCTGCCTGTCCCTGGTCCTTGTGGTGGTGACCAATGAGATCGTGAAGCTACATGAGATTCG GGTCCGAGTCCGCTACCAGAAGCGACAGAAGCTGCAGTTTGAAACTAAGCTAGGCATGAACTCTCCCTTCTGA